Proteins encoded within one genomic window of Pristis pectinata isolate sPriPec2 chromosome 5, sPriPec2.1.pri, whole genome shotgun sequence:
- the gjc2 gene encoding gap junction protein gamma 2 yields MTNMSWAFLTRLLEEIHNHSTFVGKVWLTVLIIFRIVLTAVGGESIYSDEQSKFVCNTKQPGCENVCYDAFAPLSHVRFWVFQIIMISTPSVMYLGYAIHRIARSTEEEKRNKFFKKKKIPTIRWQVHRNSEQTEDEDEEEPMIYEETESEKKEGGNDQKHDGRRRILQEGLMKMYVFQLIFRALFEVGFLMGQYLLYGFEVNPSYVCTRNPCPHTVDCFVSRPTEKTVFLIVMYVVSCLCLILNICEMFHLGFGTIRDVIRSKRRNQNNNRPFPYHCPRNIPSSPPGYNLVVKSDKSTKVPNGLVAQEQRLTNVAQDHQSTSPDDNIPPDLARLHKHLKVAQEQLDIAFQGYNMQENAQKSRTSSPASGGTVAEQNRVNTAHEKQGAKPKPGSEKGSSSSKSGDGKTSVWI; encoded by the coding sequence ATGACAAATATGAGCTGGGCCTTTTTAACACGTCTTCTTGAAGAAATCCACAATCATTCCACCTTTGTTGGCAAAGTATGGCTGACGGTGCTGATAATATTCCGCATTGTGCTGACTGCAGTTGGAGGGGAGTCCATTTATTCTGACGAACAGAGCAAATTTGTCTGTAATACCAAACAGCCTGGGTGCGAAAATGTCTGCTATGATGCATTTGCACCTCTTTCCCATGTAAGGTTCTGGGTTTTTCAGATCATCATGATATCAACTCCATCTGTGATGTACCTTGGCTATGCCATCCATAGAATTGCCAGATCAACTGAAGAAGAAAAAAGGAACAAGTTCTTCAAGAAGAAGAAAATACCAACCATACGATGGCAAGTCCACCGAAATTCAGAACAAAcagaagatgaagatgaggaAGAGCCAATGATCTACGAGGAAACAGAAAGTGAGAAGAAAGAGGGTGGCAATGATCAAAAACATGACGGTAGACGACGCATCTTGCAAGAAGGCCTGATGAAAATGTATGTTTTCCAGTTAATTTTCAGGGCATTGTTTGAGGTGGGTTTTTTAATGGGACAATACTTACTATATGGATTTGAAGTTAATCCATCCTATGTCTGCACTAGAAATCCTTGTCCTCATACAGTGGACTGTTTTGTCTCCAGACCTACAGAGAAGACAGTCTTTCTCATTGTAATGTATGTCGTAAGTTGTCTTTGTTTGATTCTTAATATTTGTGAGATGTTTCATCTGGGCTTTGGAACCATTAGAGATGTCATTCGTAGCAAGCGGCGGAACCAGAACAACAACCGACCTTTTCCTTACCATTGCCCTCGGAACATTCCATCATCACCACCAGGGTACAATCTGGTAGTCAAATCAGACAAGTCCACCAAGGTCCCTAATGGTCTTGTTGCTCAGGAGCAGCGCTTAACTAATGTAGCCCAAGATCATCAGTCCACTAGTCCAGATGACAACATCCCACCTGACTTGGCCAGGCTCCACAAACACCTGAAAGTTGCCCAGGAACAGTTGGACATTGCCTTTCAAGGTTATAACATGCAAGAAAATGCACAGAAATCCAGGACCAGCAGTCCAGCATCAGGAGGTACTGTAGCAGAGCAGAATCGTGTCAACACTGCCCATGAGAAACAAGGAGCTAAGCCCAAACCTGGTTCAGAGAAAGGCAGCTCCAGCAGCAAATCTGGAGATGGAAAAACATCTGTGTGgatttaa